A stretch of Plesiomonas shigelloides DNA encodes these proteins:
- a CDS encoding terminase small subunit — protein MAVLLNKSDMAESIGISVQAFDKWGVVPTERRGREVLYDVRSVLDAWQARQQKKQQAEPTTDDNAAQKLLLARIALTEEQAKGQQLKNQESEGRVVDTDFCIFALNRIAMELSSILDSIPLAVQRQCPDISPHHVDFLKLQIAKGANCCANAGDKLPEWLDEYLSISAE, from the coding sequence ATGGCTGTTTTGCTTAATAAAAGTGATATGGCCGAATCAATAGGCATTTCTGTACAGGCGTTCGACAAGTGGGGTGTGGTTCCCACAGAGCGGCGAGGGCGAGAAGTCCTGTATGACGTTCGGTCGGTACTGGATGCGTGGCAGGCTCGGCAACAGAAAAAACAACAGGCTGAACCGACGACGGACGACAATGCTGCCCAGAAATTACTGCTGGCTCGCATCGCATTAACTGAAGAACAAGCCAAAGGACAGCAGCTGAAAAATCAGGAGTCAGAAGGGCGCGTCGTCGATACCGACTTTTGTATTTTTGCTCTCAACCGCATCGCGATGGAGTTATCGAGTATTTTGGATTCGATCCCCTTGGCTGTTCAGCGGCAGTGCCCAGACATCTCACCACACCATGTGGACTTCCTAAAATTGCAGATTGCGAAAGGGGCAAACTGCTGCGCCAACGCCGGGGATAAATTACCGGAGTGGCTGGATGAGTATCTCTCGATATCAGC
- a CDS encoding PPC domain-containing protein gives MILKTMLKVTLLFACVTTTAFAAGIRTDVQFAKGHDSAQYTGYIKGYDYDSYFFRAKKGQLVHIEMANETPDFVLFGPGIDDSVNLGKYSPDLDDNGQYTLPASGRYELRVLQSRAEARRNKTQNYKFQIQIK, from the coding sequence ATGATTTTGAAGACAATGTTGAAAGTGACCCTTCTTTTTGCGTGTGTCACTACCACGGCCTTTGCTGCGGGGATCCGTACCGATGTTCAGTTTGCTAAAGGGCACGATAGTGCGCAGTACACTGGGTACATTAAAGGCTATGATTACGACTCTTATTTTTTCCGAGCCAAGAAAGGTCAGTTGGTCCATATTGAAATGGCAAATGAAACCCCTGACTTTGTCTTGTTCGGGCCTGGCATTGATGACTCAGTGAATTTGGGGAAATACTCCCCAGATTTGGATGACAACGGTCAATACACATTGCCCGCATCAGGAAGATACGAACTGCGAGTATTACAAAGCCGTGCCGAAGCACGTCGTAACAAAACGCAGAACTACAAATTCCAGATTCAAATCAAATAA
- a CDS encoding DUF2514 family protein, with protein sequence MVFKAIWKPLAITSLVALSLWGLSAWRYSAGKEAGELVANQQWQARWRERDAADANERAAHEKAMRELENRRRKDIEQVAADAERQLQLARADADRAADIAGGLRTRIAQLRRQLADSETGRLSATAQASAARASASVLLADVLSESLRRNEELAAYADRARAQGLACLQAYEHIKTTL encoded by the coding sequence ATGGTGTTTAAAGCAATATGGAAGCCACTGGCGATCACCTCACTGGTGGCTTTGTCGTTATGGGGGCTATCAGCGTGGCGTTATTCCGCTGGTAAGGAAGCTGGTGAGCTGGTGGCTAATCAACAATGGCAGGCTCGCTGGCGTGAGCGAGATGCTGCAGATGCAAATGAACGCGCTGCTCATGAAAAGGCGATGCGTGAGCTTGAGAATAGGCGACGGAAAGATATAGAGCAGGTGGCTGCAGATGCTGAGAGACAATTGCAACTGGCGCGGGCTGATGCTGACCGTGCCGCTGATATTGCTGGTGGGTTGCGCACCCGTATCGCCCAACTCCGGCGCCAACTGGCAGACAGTGAAACCGGCCGCTTATCCGCCACTGCCCAAGCAAGCGCAGCAAGAGCCTCTGCCTCCGTTCTGCTTGCCGACGTGCTCAGCGAATCTCTCCGACGCAATGAAGAACTGGCAGCATATGCTGACCGAGCAAGAGCACAAGGGCTAGCGTGTCTGCAAGCGTATGAGCACATAAAGACCACTTTGTAG
- a CDS encoding sugar O-acetyltransferase → MSMKNDWEKVLADGVLDCQSEQIANDRDRCQTLLAELNATPAANQSLRQNLCTEIFGQYQSSSWISTPFTCEFGRNIYIGEKTFFNFNVTILDVGEVRIGSNVLVAPNVQIYTATHSLDFQDRRNWTTYHKPVTIGDDCWIGGGAIICPGVTIGDRAVIGAGAVVTRDIPVDSLAVGNPARVIRKLAPSDRAPLVNEACLS, encoded by the coding sequence ATGAGTATGAAAAACGACTGGGAAAAGGTGTTAGCTGACGGAGTGCTGGACTGTCAGAGTGAGCAGATAGCCAATGATAGAGATCGCTGCCAAACACTTCTTGCCGAACTAAATGCGACTCCCGCAGCCAATCAATCCTTACGTCAAAACCTGTGCACCGAAATCTTTGGCCAATACCAAAGCTCAAGTTGGATAAGCACACCGTTCACCTGTGAATTTGGACGCAATATCTACATAGGTGAAAAAACCTTCTTCAACTTTAACGTGACTATTCTCGACGTAGGCGAAGTGCGTATTGGCAGTAATGTGCTAGTAGCACCAAACGTACAGATTTACACCGCCACCCACAGCTTAGATTTCCAAGATAGACGTAATTGGACCACGTACCACAAACCAGTAACCATCGGTGATGACTGCTGGATTGGCGGTGGAGCGATAATTTGTCCAGGCGTTACCATTGGAGATCGAGCAGTAATTGGTGCGGGCGCTGTAGTAACCCGAGATATTCCTGTCGACTCTTTGGCTGTAGGCAACCCAGCTCGTGTAATTCGTAAACTAGCTCCAAGCGATAGAGCCCCACTAGTGAATGAAGCCTGTTTGTCATAG
- a CDS encoding antA/AntB antirepressor family protein yields the protein MNTSIASSYTDASNIHHVVNEFADIVPVVIGRIGERETSVVSGTSLHKALGVATRMTDWIKRRIREYGFKEGLDYIIVENLRSSNLSSSKSRQQISHEYLTTLDMAKELAMVERSEQGRAIRRYFIQCETALQLTAPEVIARYRRKLKARVEVANLFKPMCSALECSRADQGKETQPHHYSNESNMIARIVLGGLTAKQWAKMHGIEGEPRDAMTADQLEHMSYLESTNITLLDMGMEYPQRKAELTRLSQRWMARRLGNVPSGSR from the coding sequence ATGAACACATCTATAGCTTCTTCTTATACCGACGCATCAAACATCCATCATGTCGTTAATGAGTTCGCTGACATTGTTCCTGTTGTCATAGGCCGTATCGGTGAGCGTGAAACCAGCGTTGTGAGTGGAACGTCGTTACACAAGGCGCTGGGAGTGGCAACCCGAATGACGGATTGGATAAAGCGTCGTATCAGGGAGTATGGCTTTAAGGAAGGTTTGGATTACATCATTGTTGAAAATTTGCGCTCCTCAAATTTGAGTAGCTCAAAATCTCGCCAGCAGATCAGCCATGAGTACCTGACCACGTTGGATATGGCCAAAGAGCTGGCAATGGTCGAGCGTAGCGAACAAGGGCGCGCCATTCGTCGTTACTTCATCCAGTGTGAGACTGCATTACAGCTTACTGCTCCAGAGGTCATTGCACGTTATCGTCGTAAGTTAAAAGCGCGCGTTGAGGTGGCCAATCTGTTCAAACCGATGTGCTCAGCTTTGGAGTGTTCAAGAGCAGATCAAGGCAAGGAGACGCAGCCTCACCACTACAGCAATGAAAGCAACATGATCGCTCGTATTGTCCTTGGTGGGCTAACTGCCAAACAGTGGGCAAAGATGCATGGTATTGAGGGTGAGCCGCGTGATGCAATGACGGCCGACCAGTTGGAGCATATGTCTTATTTGGAGAGCACCAACATCACATTGTTGGATATGGGGATGGAGTATCCGCAACGCAAAGCTGAACTTACTCGATTGTCTCAGCGCTGGATGGCTCGGCGTTTGGGGAATGTGCCATCAGGGAGTCGCTAA
- a CDS encoding M15 family metallopeptidase — protein sequence MSFYLGKHSLENLRGVHPDLVKVVNRAIELTKVDFKVIEGKRSEARQRQLVVNGKSKTMNSRHLTGHAVDCAPLVAGVIPWNDRKAFASVSKAMFAAANELGIPLRWGGDWNQNGRSDDERFYDGPHFELPRQKYPD from the coding sequence ATGTCGTTTTACTTAGGCAAGCACAGCCTTGAAAACTTGCGAGGCGTGCATCCCGATTTGGTCAAAGTGGTAAATCGAGCGATAGAGCTGACCAAAGTGGATTTTAAAGTTATTGAGGGTAAGCGTTCTGAAGCTCGTCAGCGTCAGCTGGTGGTCAATGGCAAGAGTAAGACCATGAATAGCCGTCATCTGACTGGCCACGCCGTCGATTGTGCTCCGCTGGTGGCTGGTGTTATTCCGTGGAATGACCGTAAGGCATTTGCATCCGTATCCAAGGCCATGTTTGCCGCGGCTAATGAGTTAGGCATCCCATTACGCTGGGGTGGAGACTGGAATCAGAATGGCCGAAGTGACGATGAGCGCTTCTATGATGGCCCACACTTTGAACTGCCTCGACAGAAGTACCCAGACTAG
- a CDS encoding phage holin, lambda family — MSEKDPSIWAMLCAWAYQNAPTIYSFCLAFTIAAFRVLYGGGTKRTMILEGALCGALSLSFVSGMKWFGIPVDAAAFIGGMVGFIGVKQLQIVALRILNKHVPKEE; from the coding sequence ATGTCAGAAAAAGACCCTAGCATTTGGGCGATGCTATGTGCATGGGCGTATCAGAATGCGCCGACAATCTATTCTTTCTGTCTTGCTTTCACTATTGCTGCTTTCAGAGTTCTCTACGGCGGCGGAACTAAACGTACGATGATTTTAGAAGGGGCGCTATGTGGTGCTCTTTCTCTTTCCTTCGTCTCAGGAATGAAGTGGTTCGGCATACCGGTCGACGCGGCAGCATTTATTGGCGGCATGGTGGGCTTTATCGGCGTAAAGCAACTGCAGATTGTTGCTTTGCGGATTCTCAATAAGCACGTTCCTAAGGAGGAGTGA
- a CDS encoding type II toxin-antitoxin system death-on-curing family toxin, with translation MIYLEKDEIVKVNNQVTGHAVIINAGALDNAVEGPQRTFSGHEIYPTLPGKVYALALPIAQNHPFADGNKRTATISVNQFLQLNGHFVSQDDQAILIDNINNLADENPIEEDDFIEAVGDIIQPNGV, from the coding sequence ATGATTTATTTAGAAAAGGATGAAATAGTTAAAGTTAATAATCAAGTTACTGGTCACGCAGTAATTATTAATGCTGGGGCACTTGATAATGCGGTTGAGGGGCCACAACGCACATTTAGCGGACATGAGATTTACCCAACTTTGCCAGGGAAAGTTTATGCTCTAGCTCTCCCTATTGCACAAAACCATCCTTTTGCTGATGGTAATAAGAGAACAGCAACAATATCTGTAAACCAGTTTCTGCAACTTAATGGCCATTTTGTTTCTCAAGATGATCAAGCTATCTTGATTGATAACATAAATAATCTTGCTGATGAAAACCCAATCGAAGAAGATGATTTTATTGAGGCGGTAGGTGATATAATTCAACCAAATGGCGTATAG
- a CDS encoding antiterminator Q family protein — protein sequence MNVVDMKLSPEQYRWVDDWLQLWGAWVYSGRLEKRMSSMIARFMEAADPTRVTPSRPMCNDEDGMLISQIVDRVLVIDKKALGIVLSYYAFGSSKRAIACYQFSTAKPRKVMLGRGYEGWRRPSLSTCRREVDQVLDASLWLIYRELHPALIGRKRVVNIAKRVAICA from the coding sequence ATGAACGTTGTCGATATGAAACTCAGCCCTGAGCAATATCGATGGGTTGATGACTGGCTGCAGTTGTGGGGCGCTTGGGTGTACTCCGGACGACTTGAAAAACGGATGTCCAGCATGATCGCAAGATTCATGGAAGCCGCAGATCCTACTCGAGTAACGCCATCGCGCCCAATGTGTAACGATGAGGACGGTATGTTGATTTCCCAGATCGTAGACCGTGTACTCGTTATCGACAAAAAGGCGCTTGGCATTGTGTTGAGCTATTACGCTTTTGGCTCTTCCAAACGTGCCATTGCATGCTATCAGTTCAGCACTGCAAAACCACGCAAGGTTATGCTGGGGCGAGGATATGAGGGGTGGCGAAGGCCATCATTATCAACATGTCGCCGTGAGGTCGATCAGGTACTTGATGCTTCACTCTGGCTGATTTACAGAGAGCTGCATCCTGCGCTTATTGGTCGTAAACGTGTTGTTAATATCGCTAAACGGGTGGCTATTTGTGCGTAA
- a CDS encoding replication protein P has protein sequence MRQSAAAVTTTYNSHSATVVQMADARRPRKQLNDGAVAVFNEIFKQFRVIFPALTVSVKSQSDLDTLRAQWVMAFLENGITSLEQVEAGMSAARRQNSPYLPSPGQFISWCRLGEFQSAGLPDSNELYNMLMKYCAERSLYDSPEEYPWPSNAAYWMITKLYDVMRSQGLSESETRKRCSTELSDMATRIRAGEEIPKPIKQVAKLYIPVTKEAGMAKIAEIKRRFFRSRV, from the coding sequence ATGAGACAGTCAGCAGCTGCGGTAACCACTACGTACAATAGCCACTCGGCGACAGTGGTGCAGATGGCCGATGCAAGACGACCGCGAAAACAACTCAACGACGGTGCGGTTGCGGTATTCAATGAGATATTTAAGCAATTCCGCGTTATTTTCCCTGCACTCACGGTAAGCGTTAAAAGCCAGTCTGACTTGGACACACTAAGGGCGCAGTGGGTGATGGCATTCTTGGAGAACGGGATCACTAGCCTTGAGCAGGTTGAGGCCGGTATGTCCGCCGCTAGACGCCAAAACTCACCCTATCTACCATCACCAGGACAATTCATATCGTGGTGCCGTTTGGGCGAGTTTCAGTCGGCGGGGCTCCCTGATTCTAATGAACTCTACAACATGCTAATGAAGTACTGCGCAGAGCGAAGCTTGTATGATTCTCCCGAGGAGTACCCGTGGCCCAGCAATGCGGCATACTGGATGATCACCAAGCTATATGACGTAATGAGATCTCAGGGATTGTCCGAATCTGAAACGCGCAAGCGATGCTCTACTGAGCTGAGTGATATGGCAACACGGATTCGGGCAGGGGAAGAAATCCCTAAGCCGATTAAGCAAGTCGCTAAATTGTATATTCCAGTCACCAAAGAGGCTGGGATGGCAAAGATAGCTGAAATCAAACGGAGATTTTTTAGAAGCCGGGTGTAA
- a CDS encoding helix-turn-helix domain-containing protein — translation MSMTLMAKAMNIKVGNPLRKLVLIKLADNANDKGECWPSYQNIADHCECSRSAVRAHIDALMDMGLLTKENRIGNNNGKGNRSNVYYLILDTPMPSNGTPLCHQMTPPMPLDGTPCATRWHQNQSIEPVIEPISVTSENSDESSDDHSGGVSLPDDGKAIQSGTKWGTADDLAAAEWMFGQVLAIAPKAKKPNYAAWANEIRLMRERDGKQHREMCELFRWACQDSFWSGNILCPVSLRRKWDQLEIKRNKQLAGTANSASLNFDNTDWAKGLLV, via the coding sequence ATGAGCATGACGTTAATGGCTAAGGCCATGAATATCAAGGTTGGAAACCCATTAAGGAAGTTGGTTTTAATCAAATTAGCGGACAATGCCAACGATAAAGGGGAGTGCTGGCCGTCATACCAGAATATCGCGGATCATTGCGAATGCAGCAGGAGCGCAGTAAGAGCACACATTGACGCGCTCATGGATATGGGGTTATTGACGAAAGAAAACCGTATCGGGAATAACAACGGAAAGGGGAATAGGTCGAATGTTTATTACCTGATTCTGGATACCCCTATGCCATCAAATGGCACACCCCTGTGCCATCAGATGACACCCCCTATGCCATTAGATGGCACACCCTGTGCCACCAGATGGCACCAGAACCAGTCAATAGAACCAGTCATAGAACCAATATCTGTTACGTCCGAGAATTCTGACGAATCCTCAGACGATCACAGCGGAGGTGTTTCTTTGCCTGACGATGGAAAAGCAATTCAGAGCGGTACCAAGTGGGGGACCGCTGATGACCTTGCCGCAGCAGAGTGGATGTTTGGGCAGGTGTTAGCGATTGCCCCCAAGGCTAAAAAACCTAACTACGCCGCATGGGCCAATGAGATACGTCTGATGCGCGAGCGTGACGGGAAGCAACATCGTGAAATGTGCGAGCTGTTCAGATGGGCGTGTCAGGATTCATTTTGGTCTGGGAATATTCTTTGCCCAGTCAGTTTGCGCCGAAAGTGGGATCAGCTAGAAATCAAGCGCAACAAGCAATTGGCTGGTACAGCAAATTCAGCATCCTTGAACTTCGATAACACTGATTGGGCTAAAGGACTTTTGGTATGA
- a CDS encoding CII family transcriptional regulator: protein MRNASYSKPTQRQIDRAETDILIALSQLTQRKFAELSGWHESKVSRMNWRDVATAFCILKMAAEVSPLGQVVREVFKVIGQKKSSAATEDFEQLTMSF, encoded by the coding sequence ATGAGAAATGCAAGTTACAGCAAACCAACTCAGCGACAGATCGACCGTGCGGAGACAGACATTCTGATTGCTTTGTCACAACTGACTCAACGCAAGTTCGCTGAGCTATCTGGATGGCATGAATCTAAGGTTAGTCGAATGAATTGGCGCGATGTAGCAACGGCTTTTTGCATTCTAAAAATGGCCGCAGAAGTGAGCCCGTTGGGGCAGGTAGTTCGAGAGGTTTTTAAGGTTATCGGACAAAAAAAGTCCTCGGCGGCAACCGAGGACTTTGAGCAGTTAACAATGAGTTTTTAA
- a CDS encoding Cro/CI family transcriptional regulator: MEQRVKLIDYVKRLGQTKAAKNLGVYQSAIFKAISSGRDITVIINPDGSVHAEERKPFPSQKRSSSDI; encoded by the coding sequence ATGGAGCAAAGAGTAAAACTAATAGATTACGTAAAGCGTCTTGGGCAAACCAAGGCGGCTAAAAATCTCGGCGTATACCAGAGTGCAATTTTTAAGGCTATTTCATCTGGAAGAGATATTACGGTGATCATCAATCCAGATGGGTCAGTCCACGCGGAAGAAAGAAAACCATTCCCTAGTCAAAAACGAAGTAGTAGCGATATCTAA
- a CDS encoding LexA family protein: MTTKKKPITAEQIEDAKRLKAIYAAKKRALKLSQDSIADALGIGQSAVASLMNGVNALNHTNAAAIAKLLQVGVEEFSPRLAQDIADMYSSLSPSKVVPPQEKRSFPLLTTVQAGAFTTVAESYTAKDAKCWIETSQKASARSFWLEVEGDSMTAPAGSSPSFPEGMLILVDPDRDVEPNDFCVANTNGNEFTFKKLIRDSGLCFLKPLNPQYPLIPCGDTCRIIGKVIMSQWPEEMF; this comes from the coding sequence ATGACTACGAAAAAAAAACCTATCACAGCAGAGCAAATTGAAGATGCTAAACGGCTAAAAGCTATTTACGCAGCTAAAAAACGCGCTCTCAAACTCTCACAAGATAGTATCGCTGATGCTCTAGGCATCGGTCAGTCTGCTGTCGCGTCTTTGATGAACGGCGTGAATGCATTAAATCACACCAATGCAGCGGCGATTGCTAAGCTATTGCAGGTCGGAGTGGAAGAGTTTAGCCCGAGGCTGGCGCAAGATATTGCGGATATGTATAGCTCTCTTAGTCCTAGTAAAGTTGTACCGCCGCAAGAGAAAAGATCATTCCCGTTGCTTACAACTGTTCAAGCGGGAGCGTTTACAACTGTAGCTGAGTCATATACGGCAAAAGACGCTAAGTGTTGGATAGAAACATCCCAAAAAGCCTCTGCACGCTCATTTTGGCTAGAGGTAGAAGGTGATTCTATGACTGCGCCTGCAGGGTCTAGCCCTAGTTTTCCTGAAGGGATGCTAATTCTAGTAGACCCTGACCGTGATGTAGAGCCAAACGACTTTTGTGTTGCAAACACCAATGGAAATGAGTTCACTTTCAAAAAGTTGATTCGGGATAGTGGCCTATGTTTCCTTAAGCCGCTAAACCCACAATACCCTCTCATTCCATGTGGAGACACCTGCCGCATAATCGGAAAAGTGATTATGTCTCAGTGGCCAGAGGAGATGTTTTAA
- a CDS encoding protease FtsH-inhibitory lysogeny factor CIII, translating to MMNYAIAGGTFMGFAPESQLSAIVERIKQAIKNTIRIINQPSTK from the coding sequence ATGATGAATTATGCCATCGCGGGCGGAACCTTCATGGGTTTCGCTCCTGAATCTCAATTATCTGCAATCGTAGAGCGAATTAAACAAGCCATTAAAAACACCATCCGCATTATTAATCAGCCCAGCACAAAATAA